The following are encoded in a window of Candidatus Abyssobacteria bacterium SURF_5 genomic DNA:
- a CDS encoding PilT/PilU family type 4a pilus ATPase, translating to MPAIDSVLIRAKEMKASDVHLCSGSPAMIRMYGNIIKMEGSGVRSPEQNRQELLEIMNEVQLQEFDRHKEIDFSYAIEGVGRFRVNIHQEERGVSGAFRIIPSAIRSADSIGLPEVVKEITRREQGLFLVTGPSGCGKSTTLAALVDLINRERACHIITIEDPIEFQYINESAYIDQREVGTHTRTFASALRSVVRENPDVIVVGEMRDLETISLAVSAAETGHLVFSTLHTRGAAKTIERIINVFPPEQQFMMRTMLGESLVGVISQQLMRNREGNGMVLAIEVMINTSAVASLIRHGDTYRVPSAMQTGKKFGMQLMDEHIIELLRSGKIDPKVAQVKIEDKALLREFIVEQKRGEEKRHKEARR from the coding sequence ATGCCCGCAATAGATTCCGTTCTGATTCGCGCAAAAGAAATGAAAGCCTCCGACGTGCATCTGTGCTCCGGTTCGCCGGCCATGATCCGGATGTACGGCAATATCATCAAGATGGAAGGCTCGGGCGTCCGTTCCCCGGAACAGAATCGGCAGGAACTTCTGGAGATCATGAATGAGGTGCAGTTGCAGGAGTTTGACCGGCACAAGGAGATAGATTTCTCGTATGCGATTGAGGGGGTTGGCCGCTTCAGGGTGAATATTCACCAGGAGGAACGCGGGGTCAGCGGGGCGTTCCGGATCATTCCCAGCGCGATCCGATCGGCCGATTCGATCGGTCTTCCCGAGGTTGTCAAGGAAATAACGCGGCGCGAGCAGGGTTTGTTTCTTGTAACAGGTCCATCGGGTTGCGGGAAATCGACCACGCTTGCCGCTCTGGTGGATTTGATCAACAGGGAGCGCGCCTGCCACATTATCACGATCGAGGACCCCATCGAATTCCAGTACATTAATGAAAGTGCTTATATCGATCAGCGCGAGGTGGGGACGCATACCCGAACATTTGCTTCTGCTCTTCGATCGGTGGTACGCGAGAATCCGGACGTGATCGTGGTGGGCGAGATGCGCGACCTGGAGACGATTTCGCTGGCGGTCTCGGCGGCGGAGACGGGGCATCTCGTGTTCAGCACGCTGCACACGAGGGGAGCCGCGAAAACGATCGAGCGCATCATCAACGTGTTCCCGCCGGAACAACAATTCATGATGCGCACGATGCTCGGCGAATCGCTGGTGGGCGTGATATCGCAGCAGTTAATGCGCAATCGTGAAGGCAACGGAATGGTACTCGCGATTGAGGTGATGATCAATACATCCGCCGTCGCCAGCCTGATCCGGCACGGCGACACCTATCGCGTTCCCTCGGCGATGCAAACCGGGAAAAAGTTCGGCATGCAGTTGATGGACGAGCACATCATCGAGCTTCTCCGGTCGGGCAAGATTGACCCGAAGGTGGCGCAGGTGAAGATAGAGGACAAGGCGTTGCTGCGCGAGTTCATAGTCGAGCAGAAGAGGGGAGAAGAAAAACGGCACAAGGAAGCAAGGCGGTAG
- a CDS encoding acyl-CoA dehydrogenase — translation MDFELSEELSILEQTARDFALKELAPGAIERDATREYPLDIMKKLAPLGFLGIMVPEEYGGAGMSALAYSIIMEEIARWDASVALNMAAQNSLCLGHLMVAANEEQKQKYVAPLASGQKLGAWGLTEPGSGSDAAGMRTHAKMDGDEWVLNGSKMFITQGAVADIIVIMAVTGEGDRKRPISAFILETGRNGTATPGFSARKILNKLGMHASDTAELVLEDVRVPRDCLLGKEGEGFTDTLKVLTSGRIGIGAISVGIARGALEDSVQYAKQREQFGKPIAQFQQIQWMLADMAVQIDAARLLVRRAAAMKDAGATVTREAAEAKLFASETATRASLNAIQILGGYGYTSEFHVERYLRDAKLLEIGEGTSQIQRIVIAKHLMREF, via the coding sequence GTGGACTTCGAACTATCCGAAGAACTCAGCATCCTGGAGCAAACGGCCCGCGATTTCGCGCTGAAAGAACTTGCTCCGGGCGCCATCGAGCGGGATGCGACGCGAGAGTATCCGCTGGACATCATGAAAAAGCTCGCCCCTCTCGGTTTCCTCGGGATCATGGTGCCGGAGGAATACGGCGGAGCGGGCATGAGCGCGCTCGCCTACAGCATCATCATGGAGGAGATCGCGCGATGGGACGCATCGGTCGCGCTGAACATGGCCGCGCAAAACTCGCTGTGCCTCGGCCACCTCATGGTCGCCGCCAATGAAGAGCAGAAACAAAAATACGTTGCCCCGCTCGCAAGCGGCCAGAAGCTTGGCGCCTGGGGTTTGACCGAGCCGGGATCGGGCAGCGACGCCGCCGGCATGCGCACCCATGCCAAAATGGACGGTGACGAATGGGTCCTGAACGGCTCGAAGATGTTCATCACGCAAGGCGCTGTCGCCGATATCATCGTCATCATGGCGGTCACCGGCGAGGGAGACAGAAAGCGGCCGATCTCCGCCTTCATCCTCGAAACCGGCCGAAACGGAACTGCAACTCCCGGATTCTCCGCCCGGAAAATCCTTAACAAGCTCGGAATGCACGCCAGCGATACCGCCGAGCTGGTTCTCGAGGACGTGCGCGTGCCGCGCGATTGCCTCCTGGGAAAAGAAGGAGAGGGATTTACCGACACCTTAAAGGTGCTCACCAGCGGTCGTATCGGTATCGGAGCGATTTCTGTCGGCATCGCCCGCGGCGCGCTCGAAGACAGCGTTCAGTACGCCAAGCAGCGCGAACAATTCGGCAAGCCGATCGCCCAATTCCAGCAGATTCAGTGGATGCTCGCCGACATGGCGGTGCAAATCGATGCGGCACGCCTGTTGGTGCGGCGAGCCGCTGCAATGAAAGACGCCGGCGCCACCGTCACGCGAGAAGCCGCTGAGGCGAAGCTTTTCGCATCGGAAACGGCCACTCGAGCCTCGCTGAATGCGATCCAGATACTCGGCGGATACGGCTACACGTCGGAATTTCATGTTGAACGTTACCTGCGGGATGCAAAGCTGCTGGAGATCGGCGAGGGAACTTCTCAGATTCAGCGCATCGTTATCGCCAAACACCTGATGCGCGAATTTTGA
- a CDS encoding type IV pilus twitching motility protein PilT, producing the protein MAEIDRFLEFLVEKDGSDLMLMSGSRAVVRVHGELMPITFGNNCDVMTDDILRPLVYEILTNRQIRSLEDEGELDLAYELPGVSRFRSNVYMQSHGIAIAFRAIPSKIRTLEELGFPEGVKKLASMQRGFILVCGPSGSGKTTTLASMVDYVNKTRHCHIITIEEPIEYLHKNINSIITQRQVGPHTDSFSSALRVAVRQDPDVIMVGEMRDLETISTALTTAETGALVFGTLHTDNAAKTINRIVNVFPFEQRSQVRTLLSETLTGVVAQQLLTRADGSGMVAAAEILIGIPAISNAIREGKIEQMISIMETGRRYGMQILDEHLLELVQSCTITPEAARKKARNKRLFQ; encoded by the coding sequence GTGGCTGAAATAGATAGATTTCTCGAATTTCTGGTTGAGAAAGACGGATCGGATTTGATGCTGATGTCGGGCTCGCGGGCTGTTGTCCGGGTGCACGGAGAGCTGATGCCGATCACTTTCGGCAACAATTGCGATGTCATGACGGACGACATTTTGCGCCCGCTGGTCTACGAGATTCTGACGAACAGGCAGATCAGAAGTCTCGAGGATGAGGGCGAGCTCGACTTGGCGTACGAACTGCCGGGCGTTTCCCGTTTCAGAAGCAACGTCTACATGCAGTCCCACGGGATAGCCATCGCGTTCCGCGCCATTCCCTCCAAAATTCGGACACTGGAAGAATTGGGATTCCCCGAAGGCGTGAAGAAACTGGCGTCGATGCAGCGGGGCTTTATTCTGGTGTGCGGGCCTTCAGGCAGCGGCAAGACAACGACGTTGGCCTCAATGGTTGACTACGTCAACAAGACGCGCCACTGCCACATTATCACGATTGAAGAGCCAATCGAATACCTGCATAAGAATATCAACAGCATCATCACGCAGCGCCAGGTGGGTCCGCATACCGACAGTTTCTCATCGGCCCTGCGCGTGGCGGTTCGCCAGGATCCCGACGTGATCATGGTGGGCGAGATGCGCGACCTGGAGACGATCTCGACAGCGCTCACCACCGCTGAAACCGGCGCGCTGGTGTTCGGAACCCTTCACACCGATAATGCCGCCAAGACCATCAACCGGATTGTGAACGTGTTCCCCTTCGAACAGAGGAGCCAGGTACGGACGCTGCTATCGGAAACGCTGACCGGCGTTGTGGCCCAGCAACTGCTGACGCGCGCCGACGGCTCCGGAATGGTCGCCGCCGCCGAAATCCTGATTGGCATTCCTGCTATTTCCAACGCCATTCGCGAAGGAAAAATCGAGCAGATGATCTCGATCATGGAGACGGGGCGCAGGTACGGGATGCAGATTCTGGACGAGCACTTGCTTGAACTGGTCCAGAGCTGCACGATCACGCCTGAAGCCGCGCGCAAGAAAGCCCGCAACAAAAGGCTCTTTCAATAG